A genomic region of uncultured Roseibium sp. contains the following coding sequences:
- a CDS encoding EVE domain-containing protein produces the protein MQYWLIKSEPDKWSWEQQKARGDAGEQWDGIRNYQARNNMRTMEIGDRAFFYHSNIGKEVVGVVEVCSGIHPDTTTDDPRWECVDFKAVCDMPKPVTLADVKAEPRLEKMALVANTRLSVQPVTKDEWNIVCEMGGLKDPA, from the coding sequence GTGCAGTACTGGTTGATCAAATCCGAACCGGACAAATGGTCCTGGGAACAGCAGAAAGCTAGGGGCGATGCCGGCGAACAGTGGGACGGCATCAGGAACTACCAGGCACGCAACAACATGCGCACGATGGAAATCGGTGACAGGGCGTTTTTCTATCACTCCAACATCGGCAAGGAAGTCGTCGGCGTCGTTGAAGTCTGCAGCGGCATTCATCCGGACACCACGACCGATGATCCGCGCTGGGAATGCGTGGACTTCAAGGCCGTTTGCGACATGCCGAAGCCGGTGACGCTTGCCGATGTAAAGGCGGAGCCGCGTCTCGAGAAGATGGCACTGGTCGCCAACACGCGCCTGTCGGTTCAGCCGGTCACCAAAGACGAGTGGAATATCGTCTGCGAGATGGGCGGGCTGAAAGACCCGGCGTAA
- a CDS encoding methyltransferase has translation MPPIEDPAAFIRRETTVKPVPHAEEIRLHVADEAMELWQKTEEDLGALGLDPPFWAFAWAGGQGLARYILDTPSLVMGKTVLDFACGSGLVGIAAMMAGAKSCRAVDIDPFAIAAARLNAGLNGVRLDLDITDLTRQATPSVDVVFCGDVFYDRQMADAVAGFLDRLIDAGIDVLVGDPGRSYLPKERLTELGAYKVPVVGALEDNEIKKTSVYRVGKS, from the coding sequence ATGCCGCCCATTGAGGACCCAGCCGCGTTCATACGCCGGGAAACCACGGTCAAGCCCGTTCCGCATGCGGAGGAAATCAGGCTTCACGTCGCGGACGAGGCGATGGAACTCTGGCAGAAGACGGAGGAGGACCTTGGCGCGCTTGGCCTCGATCCGCCGTTCTGGGCTTTTGCCTGGGCAGGTGGCCAGGGACTGGCACGTTATATCCTCGACACACCGTCACTGGTCATGGGAAAGACCGTGCTCGATTTCGCCTGCGGCTCCGGACTGGTTGGCATTGCGGCGATGATGGCGGGTGCGAAGTCGTGCCGCGCTGTCGATATCGATCCGTTCGCCATTGCAGCTGCGCGTCTCAATGCCGGCCTGAACGGTGTCCGGCTCGATCTCGACATAACCGATCTGACACGGCAAGCCACGCCTTCGGTCGATGTCGTTTTCTGCGGCGATGTTTTCTATGACCGGCAAATGGCCGATGCTGTCGCAGGCTTTCTGGACCGGCTGATCGATGCCGGCATCGACGTTCTGGTCGGCGACCCGGGCAGATCCTATCTGCCCAAGGAGCGTCTAACCGAGCTTGGCGCTTACAAGGTTCCCGTCGTCGGTGCGCTGGAAGACAATGAAATCAAGAAAACCTCTGTGTACCGCGTTGGAAAAAGCTGA
- a CDS encoding M20 aminoacylase family protein, whose amino-acid sequence MPIVNRLADLADEITAWRRDFHENPEVLYETVRTAGKVAELLESFGVDEVTTGIGRTGVVGVIKGRNGGTGRTVGLRADMDALPIEEETGKPYASKVQGKMHACGHDGHTAMLLGAAKYLSETRNFDGTVVVIFQPAEEGGAGAKAMIDDGLMTRWPMDEVYGMHNYPGMPVGEFAICKGPIMAATDEFRITVTGKGGHAAKPHQTVDPVVVGSKIVSALQTIASRNANPLDSVVVSVTVFNAGSAFNVIPQDAVLRGTVRSLNADMRDLAERRMGDIVTSIAAAFDATAKLEFRRGYPVTRNHDDQTDFAAEIAEGIAGHGKVNRSIEPMMGGEDFSYMLEERPGAFIFAGNGDTAGLHHPGYDFNDDLIPVGCSYWVKLVETALPAKAA is encoded by the coding sequence ATGCCCATCGTTAACCGACTTGCCGACCTCGCTGACGAGATCACGGCCTGGCGCCGCGACTTCCACGAGAACCCGGAAGTTCTCTATGAAACCGTCAGGACCGCTGGCAAGGTCGCCGAACTTCTGGAGAGTTTCGGAGTGGACGAGGTGACGACCGGTATCGGCAGGACAGGCGTCGTCGGCGTGATCAAGGGCCGCAATGGCGGCACCGGACGGACCGTCGGTTTGCGCGCAGACATGGACGCCTTGCCGATCGAAGAGGAAACCGGGAAACCCTACGCCTCGAAGGTCCAGGGCAAGATGCACGCCTGCGGCCATGACGGCCATACCGCCATGCTGCTCGGCGCGGCAAAATATCTGTCCGAGACCCGGAATTTCGACGGCACCGTCGTGGTGATCTTCCAGCCCGCCGAAGAGGGCGGCGCAGGCGCCAAGGCCATGATCGACGACGGCCTGATGACCCGCTGGCCGATGGACGAAGTCTACGGCATGCACAACTATCCGGGAATGCCGGTCGGCGAATTCGCCATCTGCAAGGGCCCGATCATGGCCGCAACCGACGAGTTCCGGATCACGGTCACCGGCAAGGGCGGCCATGCCGCAAAACCGCACCAGACCGTCGATCCGGTGGTTGTCGGCTCCAAGATCGTGTCTGCGCTGCAGACCATTGCCAGCCGGAACGCCAATCCGCTCGATTCCGTCGTGGTCTCGGTCACCGTGTTCAACGCCGGCAGCGCGTTCAACGTCATCCCGCAGGACGCGGTCCTGCGCGGCACCGTCCGCAGCCTCAACGCGGACATGCGGGACCTGGCGGAAAGACGCATGGGCGACATCGTCACGTCGATCGCGGCGGCCTTCGACGCAACCGCCAAGCTCGAGTTCCGGCGCGGCTATCCCGTGACGCGGAACCACGACGACCAGACGGATTTCGCGGCCGAGATCGCGGAGGGCATTGCCGGTCACGGCAAGGTCAACCGGAGCATTGAGCCGATGATGGGCGGCGAGGACTTTTCCTACATGCTCGAAGAGCGCCCCGGCGCGTTCATCTTCGCCGGCAACGGCGACACCGCCGGTCTTCACCATCCCGGATATGACTTCAACGACGACCTCATTCCGGTCGGCTGTTCCTATTGGGTCAAACTCGTGGAAACAGCCCTGCCGGCAAAGGCCGCCTGA
- a CDS encoding ATP-binding protein encodes MTPQHFKLPFLASYVLVGAVVGVLVIHPLNLVVVWWELARFSETAPDLIEFLSARLWVLLLPRHLDVAVAYTLLGAVVGLAFGIFSRNYMRTSEAYRSLRQEQTAHIPSIMQKGETDGVEFKSSLRWDMKENRINRGLEKVIAKTIAGFFNADGGYLLVGVDDDGNALGLEKDLSTLKSPDLDAFERTVNDIVSKNLGGDLCPSIHTVFAHVDSRDVAMIIIRPAPRAVYMEEGKSSVFYVRSGNSTRQLDVREALNYARSRWS; translated from the coding sequence ATGACACCTCAACATTTCAAGCTTCCTTTCCTCGCGTCCTACGTGCTGGTTGGTGCGGTGGTCGGTGTCCTTGTCATCCATCCCCTCAACCTTGTGGTCGTCTGGTGGGAACTGGCCCGCTTTTCCGAGACGGCCCCCGATCTGATCGAGTTCCTGTCGGCGCGGCTCTGGGTGCTGCTGTTGCCGCGTCACCTGGATGTCGCCGTTGCCTACACGCTTCTCGGCGCGGTCGTCGGGCTTGCCTTTGGCATTTTCAGCCGCAACTACATGCGCACCTCCGAAGCCTACCGGTCCCTGCGGCAGGAACAGACGGCGCACATTCCAAGCATCATGCAAAAGGGCGAAACGGACGGCGTCGAGTTCAAGTCGTCGCTGCGCTGGGACATGAAGGAAAACCGCATCAACCGGGGGCTGGAAAAGGTTATCGCCAAGACCATTGCCGGATTTTTTAACGCCGATGGCGGCTATCTTCTGGTCGGCGTCGACGACGACGGCAACGCGCTCGGTCTCGAAAAGGATCTTTCGACCCTCAAGAGCCCTGATCTCGATGCCTTTGAGCGCACGGTCAACGATATCGTCTCCAAGAACCTTGGCGGCGATCTCTGCCCGTCCATTCACACCGTTTTTGCACATGTTGACAGCAGGGATGTCGCGATGATCATCATTCGCCCGGCTCCTCGCGCCGTATACATGGAAGAGGGTAAATCCTCGGTCTTCTATGTGCGAAGCGGAAATTCCACGCGCCAGCTCGATGTGCGCGAGGCCCTGAACTACGCAAGATCGAGGTGGTCCTGA
- a CDS encoding sulfite exporter TauE/SafE family protein, with protein MDILAAVLPGELGSLSIATLILSSFFTSALTAAVGLGGGIALIAIMANLMPASALVPVHGAVQIGSNGGRALVQLKHVDWSIFAWFTIGAIFGAALGGAIAVELPSSILRAGIGCFVLWVIWIKPPKFDKVQKRAMAAAGFASTFLSMFFGAAGPIGGAVLSTLGLTRHGYVANQAVTALVMHVFKIVAFGALGFAFAPWAGLIVLMIFSGFLGTLAGSRLLGKMDEKTFKTGFKWVMTALALNLFWQAGRGLI; from the coding sequence ATGGACATCCTGGCAGCGGTCCTCCCCGGTGAGCTCGGTTCCCTTTCGATCGCCACGTTGATCCTATCCAGCTTCTTCACATCCGCCCTCACCGCCGCCGTTGGCCTGGGCGGCGGCATCGCCCTGATCGCGATCATGGCGAACCTGATGCCGGCCAGCGCGCTGGTGCCGGTCCACGGCGCGGTTCAGATCGGCTCCAACGGCGGACGCGCGCTCGTGCAGCTCAAGCATGTCGACTGGTCGATATTCGCCTGGTTCACGATCGGTGCGATCTTCGGAGCAGCGCTCGGCGGCGCGATTGCCGTTGAACTGCCGTCCTCCATCCTCAGGGCCGGGATCGGCTGTTTCGTACTCTGGGTGATCTGGATCAAGCCGCCGAAATTCGACAAGGTCCAGAAACGGGCGATGGCGGCTGCCGGGTTCGCTTCGACATTCCTGTCCATGTTCTTCGGTGCCGCCGGCCCGATCGGCGGCGCAGTGTTGTCGACGCTCGGCCTGACGCGCCACGGCTATGTCGCCAACCAGGCGGTCACTGCCCTCGTCATGCATGTCTTCAAGATCGTCGCCTTCGGCGCACTGGGATTTGCCTTCGCGCCCTGGGCCGGGCTGATCGTGCTGATGATCTTCAGCGGCTTTCTCGGAACGCTCGCCGGATCGCGCCTCCTCGGCAAGATGGATGAAAAGACGTTCAAGACCGGTTTCAAATGGGTCATGACCGCCCTTGCGCTGAACCTCTTCTGGCAGGCAGGCCGTGGTCTGATCTGA
- the leuB gene encoding 3-isopropylmalate dehydrogenase: protein MASHSLLLLPGDGIGAEIMKEVEKVIDWFNTNTDMTFDTTEGHVGGAAYDKHGQAISDEDMAKALAADAVIFGAVGGPKWDKVPYDVRPEAGLLRLRKEMELFANLRPAICYPALADASSLKPEVVEGLDILIVRELTGGVYFGEPKEITDLGNGQKRGVDTQVYDTYEIERISRVAFELARTRNNKVTSMEKRNVMKSGVLWNEVVTQTHTNGYEDVELDHMLADAGGMQLVRWPKQFDVIVTDNLFGDMLSDVAAMLTGSLGMLPSASLGAPDPVTGKRKALYEPVHGSAPDIAGTGAANPIAMIASFAMALRYSFEEVDAANKVEKAIEAALEKGIRTKDIAKDGDTVVTTSEMGDIILAELNALSA, encoded by the coding sequence ATGGCTTCTCACAGTCTTCTGCTTCTGCCGGGTGACGGCATCGGTGCCGAAATCATGAAGGAAGTGGAAAAGGTAATCGACTGGTTCAACACCAACACCGATATGACTTTCGACACAACCGAGGGCCATGTGGGCGGCGCTGCCTACGACAAGCATGGACAGGCGATTTCCGACGAGGACATGGCCAAGGCACTTGCAGCGGATGCCGTGATCTTCGGCGCCGTTGGCGGACCGAAATGGGACAAGGTCCCCTACGATGTCCGCCCGGAGGCCGGTCTGCTCCGCCTGCGCAAGGAAATGGAACTGTTCGCGAACCTGCGCCCGGCGATCTGCTATCCCGCGCTTGCCGACGCGTCTTCGCTGAAGCCCGAAGTGGTCGAGGGCCTCGACATCCTGATCGTGCGTGAATTGACCGGCGGTGTCTATTTTGGCGAACCGAAGGAAATCACCGACCTTGGCAACGGCCAGAAGCGCGGTGTCGATACGCAGGTCTACGACACCTACGAGATCGAGCGCATTTCCAGGGTCGCCTTCGAACTGGCGCGCACGCGCAACAACAAGGTCACGTCCATGGAAAAGCGGAACGTGATGAAGTCCGGCGTTCTGTGGAACGAGGTCGTCACCCAGACCCACACGAACGGCTATGAAGACGTCGAACTGGACCACATGCTGGCCGATGCCGGCGGCATGCAGCTCGTCCGCTGGCCGAAGCAGTTCGACGTCATCGTCACGGACAACCTGTTCGGCGACATGCTCTCCGACGTTGCCGCCATGCTGACCGGTTCGCTCGGCATGCTGCCGTCGGCCTCGCTCGGCGCACCGGATCCGGTCACCGGCAAGCGCAAGGCGCTTTACGAGCCGGTTCACGGCTCCGCGCCGGACATCGCCGGCACCGGCGCTGCCAACCCGATCGCCATGATTGCCAGTTTCGCGATGGCGCTGCGTTATTCCTTTGAGGAAGTCGACGCGGCCAACAAGGTCGAAAAGGCAATCGAGGCCGCACTTGAAAAGGGCATCCGCACCAAGGACATCGCCAAGGACGGCGATACCGTTGTCACCACGTCCGAAATGGGCGACATCATCCTTGCGGAACTGAACGCACTCAGCGCCTGA
- a CDS encoding VOC family protein, with the protein MQQTIGAIALLVPDYDAAIAFYVGKLGFDLIEDTHLSETRRWVLVAPPGSSETRLLLAQADGQDQVNAIGNQTGGRVFLFLHTDDFDRDHGRMLANDVEFLESPRAEVYGKVAVFRDPFGNKWDLIERS; encoded by the coding sequence ATGCAGCAGACCATCGGCGCGATTGCACTTCTTGTCCCGGACTACGATGCCGCCATCGCCTTTTATGTCGGAAAGCTCGGGTTTGATCTGATCGAGGACACGCACCTGTCGGAAACCAGACGCTGGGTGCTGGTCGCCCCCCCGGGCAGCAGCGAAACCCGGCTTCTGCTCGCTCAGGCCGACGGCCAGGACCAGGTGAACGCCATCGGCAACCAGACCGGCGGGCGCGTGTTCCTGTTCCTGCACACCGATGATTTCGACCGCGACCACGGGCGCATGCTCGCAAACGACGTCGAATTCCTGGAAAGCCCGCGCGCAGAGGTCTACGGCAAGGTCGCCGTCTTCCGGGATCCCTTTGGCAACAAGTGGGACCTGATCGAACGCTCTTGA
- a CDS encoding DMT family transporter: MNSQSAAIQNRNLGIASAVGVLFIWSGFIVFSRAGVTTSLTPADMTGLRFLVAGTVTLPFAIKWWPRNLPFHAVALMSLCGPGIIYSMLMYWGLSEASAAYAGVFANGALPVFTAALVAVFAASFPSRMQVTGIAVIVAGAVLVGSTGLMQGGKNVAAGIGLFLAASAVLSVYIFGVRHWQITPRQALVLVNVPNAVLFIPVWLLFLPSGIAEASLSSIVFQAAYQGLGPGFVAVILFALAATHLGPTATAGFSAAVPASAAVLAIPVLGETPGFQEWLGIGVVTIGLSLLIVKRG, encoded by the coding sequence TTGAATAGTCAATCTGCTGCCATCCAGAACCGCAATCTCGGGATTGCGAGCGCCGTCGGGGTGCTCTTCATCTGGTCAGGCTTCATCGTGTTTTCGCGTGCCGGGGTCACGACAAGTCTCACCCCTGCGGACATGACCGGGCTCCGGTTTCTGGTCGCGGGCACGGTCACGCTTCCCTTTGCCATCAAGTGGTGGCCACGCAATCTGCCGTTCCACGCCGTTGCGCTGATGTCGCTGTGCGGGCCCGGTATCATCTATTCGATGCTGATGTATTGGGGACTGAGCGAGGCATCCGCAGCCTATGCAGGTGTTTTCGCCAACGGCGCGCTGCCTGTCTTCACCGCTGCGCTGGTCGCGGTGTTTGCGGCGAGTTTCCCTAGCAGAATGCAAGTCACCGGCATTGCTGTGATTGTTGCCGGGGCGGTGCTTGTGGGAAGCACCGGGCTCATGCAAGGCGGTAAAAACGTGGCTGCCGGCATCGGCCTGTTTCTGGCCGCTTCGGCGGTACTTTCAGTCTATATTTTCGGCGTGCGCCATTGGCAGATCACACCGCGCCAGGCGCTGGTTCTGGTCAATGTCCCGAATGCGGTCCTGTTCATACCTGTCTGGCTGCTTTTCCTGCCCTCCGGCATCGCCGAGGCAAGTCTTTCAAGCATCGTGTTCCAGGCCGCTTATCAGGGTCTGGGGCCCGGTTTCGTGGCCGTGATCCTGTTCGCGCTGGCGGCAACGCATCTCGGCCCGACGGCAACGGCGGGTTTCTCGGCCGCCGTTCCGGCCTCCGCGGCTGTTCTCGCGATCCCCGTTCTCGGGGAAACGCCTGGCTTTCAGGAATGGCTCGGGATCGGCGTCGTCACGATCGGTCTGTCCTTGCTGATCGTGAAACGCGGCTAG
- the cysK gene encoding cysteine synthase A, translated as MHPHPGSRLTFDKPGRGRVYSSILETIGNTPLVRIGRLAADAGCKAEVLAKLEFFNPVASVKDRIAVALLEAMEAGGTIGPGSVIVEPTSGNTGIGLAFACAAKGYRCILTMPDGFSLERRKMIRLFGAELVLTPRDGGMNAAIQKANEIAAQTEGAVMPGQFVNPANPGVHRRTTAEEIWNDTSGVVDAVVMGVGTGGTLTGVADILKTRNREIRVIAVEPEDSPVLSGGTHAQHPIQGIGAGFVPDVLEMELINEVMTVSNESAMETARSLALYEGIPAGISSGAAMYCALKVARREQMKGRTIVTVLPSGAERYLSTGLFEDYGEQRESVLDVYRDQTSFDST; from the coding sequence ATGCACCCTCATCCTGGATCCCGTCTCACCTTCGACAAGCCCGGGCGGGGCCGCGTCTACAGCAGCATTCTGGAAACCATCGGAAACACACCGCTCGTGCGGATCGGACGCCTGGCGGCCGATGCCGGATGCAAAGCGGAAGTTCTGGCCAAGCTGGAATTCTTCAACCCGGTTGCCAGCGTCAAGGACAGGATCGCCGTCGCATTACTGGAGGCAATGGAAGCCGGGGGCACCATCGGACCGGGCAGTGTCATTGTCGAACCGACTTCGGGCAACACCGGTATCGGGCTCGCGTTCGCATGCGCGGCTAAGGGGTATCGCTGCATCCTGACGATGCCGGACGGTTTTTCTCTCGAACGGCGCAAGATGATCAGGCTGTTCGGCGCCGAGCTTGTCCTGACGCCGCGCGACGGCGGAATGAACGCCGCCATCCAAAAGGCAAATGAAATCGCGGCGCAGACAGAAGGCGCCGTGATGCCCGGGCAGTTCGTCAACCCTGCGAACCCGGGCGTTCATCGCAGAACCACGGCGGAAGAGATCTGGAACGACACCAGCGGCGTGGTTGACGCTGTTGTCATGGGGGTCGGCACCGGCGGCACCCTGACGGGTGTCGCCGACATACTCAAGACGCGCAATCGGGAAATCCGGGTCATCGCCGTTGAACCGGAAGACAGCCCGGTCCTCTCCGGCGGGACGCACGCCCAGCACCCGATTCAGGGCATCGGAGCCGGATTTGTACCCGACGTGCTGGAAATGGAACTGATCAACGAAGTCATGACCGTCAGCAACGAAAGCGCCATGGAAACAGCCAGGTCGCTGGCGTTGTACGAAGGCATCCCCGCAGGCATCTCGTCCGGTGCGGCCATGTATTGCGCCCTGAAGGTTGCCCGGCGCGAGCAGATGAAAGGCAGGACGATTGTGACGGTTCTGCCGAGTGGCGCGGAACGGTATCTGTCGACAGGCCTTTTCGAGGATTACGGCGAACAGCGGGAATCCGTGCTCGACGTGTATCGGGACCAGACATCGTTTGACTCTACGTAA
- a CDS encoding winged helix-turn-helix domain-containing protein, producing MERKLITIVAMDVVGYSRMMERDEEQTLRQLNEIRASVVDPSVARHFGRTVKTMGDGALLEFASVVSALQCAIEIQKDLAGKNSERRGPSQLSYRIGIHLGDIIAEGDDIYGDGVNVAARLETLAQPGGIVLSKQVHDHIGGRVPAEFTPLGEQHVKNISRPIEAYSVDPSGKETPPGNLRFGAYELDPDRFELRRDGNPVAVEPQVFDLICYLARNSERTVTKEEIFSRLWGDRFVSDSALSSQIKMARKVLGDDGTAQHTIRTIHGRGFRFVAALSQPEEKPAQKSVQVPEAVTYKMATMKPSVAILPFINLNTEPSEDYLADGITEDITTALSKNRWLTVIARNSTFSFRNSADGIRVIGEKLGASYIVTGSVRKAGQRVRITVQLVDAGTENSVWSERFDRDMKDIFDLQDEITELVASRIESELGMTEQRKAERRPRKNLGAWDLYQLGVAEFYKFTPEANQRCQDLLRQSLDLDPDFASAHSRLAYAIVLSMVYFDAAPDDDRMDEALIAAKRALELDDQDANSFFTIGRVYLARREYDLAIDALEHAVELNPYLAVTYCGLGDSLAYEGRLDEAIEQFEIAIRLSPHDPFRWAFYSYRSLAHLFRGEFEDAVSWARKSVQIPNAQYWAKAHLVAALGLMGEKDQAARAIRELTRLKPEFSIDFAREHLFYLKKEDQIETYMDGLRKAGLRERA from the coding sequence ATGGAACGAAAGCTGATAACAATCGTCGCGATGGATGTGGTTGGCTACAGCCGCATGATGGAGCGCGACGAGGAACAGACGCTGCGCCAGTTGAATGAGATCCGCGCCTCGGTCGTCGATCCCTCGGTCGCCCGCCATTTCGGGCGCACCGTCAAGACGATGGGCGACGGCGCCCTTCTGGAGTTCGCCAGCGTCGTCAGCGCGCTCCAATGCGCCATCGAGATCCAAAAGGATCTCGCAGGCAAGAATTCGGAGCGACGTGGGCCGAGCCAACTCAGCTACCGGATCGGTATCCACCTGGGCGATATCATTGCCGAGGGCGACGACATATACGGCGACGGCGTCAATGTTGCCGCTCGTCTTGAAACGCTGGCGCAACCGGGTGGCATCGTGCTGTCCAAGCAGGTGCACGATCATATCGGAGGCCGCGTTCCGGCCGAGTTCACACCGCTCGGGGAACAGCATGTGAAAAACATCAGCCGGCCGATCGAAGCCTACAGCGTCGATCCATCCGGCAAGGAAACGCCGCCGGGCAATCTCCGCTTCGGGGCCTATGAACTGGACCCTGACCGGTTCGAGCTTCGTCGCGACGGCAATCCGGTCGCGGTCGAACCGCAGGTTTTCGATCTCATATGCTACCTGGCCCGGAACAGCGAGCGCACGGTGACGAAGGAAGAGATCTTTTCCAGGCTATGGGGCGACCGGTTCGTGTCCGATTCCGCACTCAGCAGCCAGATCAAGATGGCGCGGAAAGTTCTGGGCGACGACGGCACCGCGCAGCACACCATTCGCACGATCCACGGACGCGGTTTCCGCTTTGTCGCCGCACTCAGTCAGCCGGAGGAAAAACCGGCGCAAAAAAGCGTCCAGGTGCCCGAGGCCGTGACCTACAAGATGGCAACGATGAAACCGTCCGTCGCCATCCTGCCGTTCATCAACCTGAACACCGAGCCCTCCGAAGATTATCTTGCCGACGGTATCACCGAGGACATCACGACGGCGCTTTCCAAGAACCGCTGGCTCACGGTGATCGCGCGCAATTCGACCTTCTCCTTCCGGAATTCGGCTGACGGCATCCGGGTGATCGGCGAGAAGCTCGGTGCGAGTTACATTGTCACCGGCAGCGTCCGCAAGGCAGGTCAGCGCGTGCGCATAACCGTTCAGCTTGTCGACGCCGGCACCGAGAACAGCGTCTGGTCGGAGCGTTTCGACCGGGACATGAAGGACATTTTCGACCTGCAGGACGAGATCACCGAACTGGTGGCTTCGCGCATCGAATCCGAACTCGGCATGACCGAGCAGCGCAAGGCGGAACGCCGTCCCAGGAAGAACCTCGGGGCGTGGGATCTCTACCAGCTTGGCGTTGCCGAGTTCTACAAGTTCACGCCCGAGGCCAACCAGCGTTGCCAGGACCTGCTCCGCCAGTCGCTTGACCTCGATCCCGACTTCGCAAGCGCCCACTCGAGGCTCGCCTATGCGATCGTTCTCAGCATGGTCTATTTCGATGCCGCGCCCGACGACGACCGGATGGACGAAGCCCTGATCGCGGCCAAACGGGCGCTGGAACTGGACGATCAGGACGCCAACAGCTTCTTCACCATCGGCAGGGTGTACCTGGCGCGCCGTGAATATGATCTTGCGATCGACGCGCTGGAACACGCGGTCGAGCTCAATCCGTACCTCGCGGTCACCTATTGCGGCCTCGGAGACTCGCTCGCTTACGAGGGACGTCTGGACGAGGCCATCGAGCAGTTCGAGATCGCCATACGCCTGAGCCCGCACGACCCGTTCCGGTGGGCGTTTTATTCCTACCGCTCGCTGGCCCATCTGTTCAGGGGAGAATTCGAGGACGCTGTCAGCTGGGCACGCAAGTCGGTCCAGATCCCGAATGCGCAATACTGGGCGAAGGCCCATCTCGTCGCCGCACTCGGTCTTATGGGAGAGAAGGATCAGGCGGCACGCGCCATTCGCGAGCTGACCAGACTCAAACCGGAATTCTCGATCGACTTTGCCAGGGAGCATCTGTTCTACCTGAAGAAGGAAGACCAGATAGAGACTTACATGGACGGCCTGCGCAAGGCAGGTTTGCGCGAACGCGCCTGA